Proteins encoded together in one Fimbriiglobus ruber window:
- a CDS encoding RNA polymerase sigma factor, whose amino-acid sequence MALTADRPVMDEHQEREIARGLRGGNPDAWRALYDAHAERVWRAVARLMGPSATDVADVVQETFLAAARSAAAFDPDRGTLWMWLWGIARVRIALHYRQEAQRDRLLRAGADHPHRRPGETRDALADGELNALVRATLTELPADYETLLTAKYMDGDSVETIASRERATAGAVRSKLARARQAFRDTFGKRTAGRPARTEP is encoded by the coding sequence ATGGCCCTTACGGCGGACCGGCCGGTTATGGACGAACACCAGGAGCGCGAGATTGCCCGCGGGCTCCGCGGGGGAAACCCGGACGCGTGGCGGGCGCTGTACGACGCGCACGCCGAGCGCGTGTGGCGGGCCGTCGCGCGTCTGATGGGGCCGTCGGCCACGGATGTGGCCGACGTGGTCCAGGAAACCTTCCTGGCCGCCGCCCGGTCCGCGGCGGCGTTCGACCCGGACCGCGGAACACTCTGGATGTGGCTTTGGGGCATCGCCCGCGTCCGTATCGCCTTGCATTACCGGCAAGAAGCCCAGCGGGACCGCCTGCTCCGGGCCGGCGCGGACCACCCCCACCGGCGCCCCGGCGAAACCCGCGACGCGCTGGCCGACGGCGAGTTGAACGCCCTGGTCCGGGCCACTCTGACCGAGTTACCCGCGGACTACGAAACCCTGCTCACGGCCAAATACATGGACGGCGATTCCGTCGAAACGATCGCCAGCCGCGAGCGGGCGACCGCCGGCGCGGTGCGGTCCAAGCTCGCGCGGGCGCGTCAGGCGTTCCGCGACACGTTCGGGAAGCGCACCGCGGGCCGCCCGGCGAGGACCGAGCCATGA
- a CDS encoding carbohydrate-binding family 9-like protein → MGLRLRMALFSSLFLIAIAGPARSADPPADIRELKLHDWEPRSMMVAKATAVDRPMYPVVDVHNHLGGGSKVLTPDVVKRYLKVMDEAGVRTVVNLDGGWDGRLKETIAALDETYPGRFLTFALINFEGIDGPDWTAREVKRLEEGFKAGAKGLKFHKTFGLRYRYKDGRLVPVDDPKLDPIWETCAKFGRPVVIHVGDPAAFFTPLDRHNERWHELNQHLDWLFYAGDNPKREDVLDQLHHVIAKHPKTTFVNTHFGNNAEDLAAVADKLDKYPNMYVDIDARISELGRQPYTARKFFLKYQDRIMFGTDTTPKVDAYRIYYRFLETDDEYFDCSASHHRQGFWNIYGLFLPPEVLKKVYQTNAERVLYGLKDGPKDTPAKDATPKDEAPKGKEMRVKPTEDFELTGDGTAAAWKAAEWVPLNKRTKEGKDYATRVKTLYSKKGFYVLIDAADEKITATLKEDFLNLWTEDVFEVFLWTDERDPIYFEYEISPLNYELPILVPNLGDKAMGWRPWHYAGGRKTRKATSAAGGELKSGATVTGWKAEVFIPYELLTPLRNVSPKPGTKWRANFYRMDYDDKKPASWDWARVGPSFHEFRKFGTLIFE, encoded by the coding sequence ATGGGCCTACGACTCCGCATGGCTTTGTTCTCATCGCTTTTTCTGATCGCGATCGCCGGCCCGGCGCGGTCGGCCGACCCGCCTGCCGACATCCGCGAGTTGAAGCTCCACGACTGGGAGCCGCGGTCCATGATGGTCGCCAAAGCCACCGCCGTCGACCGCCCCATGTACCCGGTCGTGGACGTTCACAACCACCTCGGCGGGGGCAGCAAGGTGCTGACGCCGGACGTCGTGAAGCGGTATCTCAAGGTCATGGACGAGGCGGGCGTGCGGACCGTCGTGAACCTCGACGGCGGCTGGGACGGCCGGCTCAAGGAAACGATCGCGGCCCTGGACGAAACCTACCCCGGCCGGTTCTTGACCTTCGCCCTCATTAACTTCGAAGGAATCGACGGCCCCGACTGGACGGCCCGCGAGGTCAAGCGGCTGGAAGAGGGCTTCAAAGCCGGGGCGAAGGGGCTCAAGTTTCACAAGACCTTCGGCCTGCGCTACCGCTACAAGGACGGTCGCCTGGTTCCGGTCGACGACCCGAAGCTCGACCCGATCTGGGAGACGTGCGCGAAGTTCGGCCGCCCGGTGGTGATTCACGTCGGCGACCCGGCCGCGTTCTTCACGCCGCTCGACCGTCACAACGAGCGCTGGCACGAACTCAACCAGCACCTCGACTGGCTCTTCTACGCCGGCGACAACCCGAAGCGGGAAGACGTGCTCGATCAACTCCACCACGTCATCGCGAAACACCCCAAGACGACGTTCGTGAACACCCACTTCGGCAACAACGCCGAAGACCTCGCGGCGGTCGCGGACAAACTCGACAAGTACCCCAACATGTACGTGGACATCGACGCCCGCATCTCGGAACTCGGCCGCCAGCCGTACACGGCCCGCAAGTTCTTCCTGAAATATCAGGACCGGATCATGTTCGGCACCGACACTACGCCGAAGGTCGACGCCTACCGCATCTACTATCGGTTCCTGGAAACGGACGACGAATACTTCGACTGCTCGGCCAGTCACCACCGTCAGGGGTTCTGGAACATCTACGGCCTCTTCCTGCCGCCCGAGGTGCTGAAGAAGGTCTACCAGACCAACGCTGAGCGCGTGCTGTACGGCCTGAAAGATGGCCCCAAGGACACGCCCGCCAAGGACGCCACCCCGAAAGATGAAGCCCCAAAAGGGAAAGAAATGCGGGTCAAGCCGACGGAAGATTTTGAACTCACCGGCGACGGGACCGCCGCGGCCTGGAAGGCGGCGGAGTGGGTGCCGCTGAACAAACGCACGAAGGAAGGCAAGGACTACGCGACGCGGGTGAAAACGCTGTACTCCAAAAAAGGCTTCTACGTCCTCATCGACGCGGCGGACGAAAAGATCACGGCCACGCTCAAGGAGGACTTCTTGAACCTCTGGACGGAAGACGTGTTTGAAGTCTTCCTATGGACGGACGAACGAGACCCGATTTATTTCGAGTACGAGATTTCGCCGCTGAACTACGAACTCCCGATCCTGGTGCCCAATCTGGGCGACAAGGCGATGGGCTGGCGGCCGTGGCACTACGCGGGCGGGCGGAAGACCCGCAAGGCGACCTCGGCGGCCGGCGGTGAACTCAAGTCCGGCGCGACGGTGACGGGGTGGAAGGCGGAAGTGTTCATCCCGTATGAACTCCTCACGCCGCTGCGGAACGTCTCGCCGAAGCCCGGCACGAAGTGGCGGGCGAACTTCTACCGGATGGACTACGACGATAAGAAGCCCGCGAGCTGGGATTGGGCCCGGGTCGGTCCGAGCTTCCACGAGTTCCGCAAGTTCGGCACTCTGATCTTCGAATAA
- a CDS encoding Ig-like domain-containing protein, protein MFGFPKRKTPRQPQPGYRPQLEHLETRETPALVATGDTYSAPIGQVLTVSSTQGVLANDYSTTFPGTVLTASLTTAITYVNPGAGTLPAPPTGTLTLSPDGSFTLVVPSSVPTGVTQLTFGYTVTDTQGETATGVVTINITAKPISYVVAGAESPGGPEVKVYDTGTGLQKFNFFPYEPTLTSGVRVATGDLNGDGVPDIVTIPGTGGAARLEVFDGATGAILLNTLLYDPNFRGGGYVAVGDFTGSGTNDIIVGAGEGGGGRVTVLQLDSKSAVGYDVLADFFAYDPSQTDGVRVAAGDLNGIGRDEIITAPGAGGGTNVKVFDSQTVIPEQGKVQVATAAQSFYATTASDNSSVYITAGDLSGTGKDDIITGAGSGAGLVQIFNGQTTGLISSFTVPSDNQQTLSGPSTDASVYNPTGTQLGTLLNPSQAPSSLVPGVTSTTGASSLNTTGGVHVAAVDYYGTGLANIIVGAGSGDQPYYTVYSTSGQTQLSKVQVFSTSFLGGVNVAAG, encoded by the coding sequence ATGTTCGGCTTCCCCAAACGCAAGACCCCCCGGCAGCCACAACCCGGCTACCGCCCCCAACTCGAACACCTCGAAACCCGCGAGACCCCGGCACTCGTTGCCACAGGGGATACTTACTCCGCTCCGATCGGGCAGGTTTTGACGGTTTCCTCGACCCAGGGCGTCCTGGCGAATGATTACAGCACCACTTTCCCGGGTACGGTACTCACGGCCTCGTTGACCACCGCGATTACGTACGTCAACCCGGGGGCGGGGACGTTACCGGCGCCCCCGACCGGGACGCTGACGTTGAGCCCCGACGGCAGCTTCACGCTGGTCGTCCCGTCGTCGGTACCCACCGGTGTCACGCAGCTCACGTTTGGTTACACCGTCACGGACACCCAGGGCGAGACCGCGACCGGGGTCGTGACCATCAACATTACGGCGAAACCCATTTCGTACGTCGTGGCGGGAGCCGAGTCGCCCGGCGGGCCGGAGGTCAAGGTGTACGACACCGGGACCGGCCTCCAGAAGTTCAACTTCTTCCCCTACGAACCGACGCTCACGTCCGGCGTCCGGGTCGCCACGGGCGACCTGAACGGTGACGGCGTGCCGGACATCGTGACCATCCCCGGGACCGGCGGGGCGGCCCGGCTCGAGGTGTTCGACGGGGCCACCGGGGCGATCCTTCTCAACACGCTCCTGTACGACCCGAACTTCCGCGGCGGCGGGTACGTCGCGGTCGGCGACTTCACCGGCAGCGGGACCAACGACATCATCGTCGGCGCCGGCGAAGGCGGCGGCGGCCGGGTGACGGTCCTCCAACTCGACTCGAAGTCCGCGGTCGGGTACGACGTACTCGCGGACTTCTTCGCTTACGACCCGTCGCAGACGGACGGCGTCCGCGTCGCGGCCGGCGACCTGAACGGGATCGGGCGGGACGAGATCATCACCGCCCCCGGCGCGGGCGGCGGGACGAACGTCAAGGTGTTCGATTCCCAGACCGTGATACCGGAGCAGGGGAAGGTCCAGGTCGCGACCGCGGCCCAATCGTTCTACGCCACGACCGCGAGCGACAACTCGAGTGTGTACATAACGGCCGGCGACCTGAGCGGGACGGGCAAGGACGACATCATCACCGGGGCCGGATCCGGTGCCGGCCTGGTTCAGATTTTCAACGGTCAGACGACCGGTCTGATTTCGTCGTTCACCGTCCCGTCGGACAACCAGCAGACGCTCAGCGGGCCGTCGACGGACGCGAGCGTTTACAACCCGACGGGCACCCAGCTCGGAACGCTCCTCAACCCGTCCCAGGCTCCGAGTTCGCTCGTCCCGGGTGTGACCTCGACGACCGGTGCGTCCTCCCTCAACACGACCGGCGGCGTTCACGTGGCCGCGGTCGATTACTACGGCACCGGTCTGGCCAACATTATCGTCGGGGCGGGGTCCGGAGACCAGCCGTACTACACCGTCTACTCGACCAGCGGCCAAACCCAGCTGTCCAAGGTCCAGGTGTTCTCCACCTCCTTCCTCGGCGGGGTCAACGTCGCGGCGGGCTAA
- a CDS encoding PLP-dependent aminotransferase family protein: MPPAPLPLSNRSLRTTDSPISFFIQKAIETPGIISFAAGLVDAETLPAADVATAVADIMADPAAARAALQYGSTQGLPALREKVLRHVCDADGIAPRDLNLTADDVVLTTGSQQILYILGEVLFDPGDIVITEAPSYFVYHDCLTSHGADVRAVPMDSGGMDLDALDALLARLAETGDLKRVKLIYTVDYFQNPTGLSLTADRRPRLVEIAKKYSTTHRILILEDAAYRELRYDGPDLPSVKRYDPANEFVVYTSTFSKPCSPGLKTGYSILPRDLVTPVCNLKGSHDFGSSNLAQHILNRLMETGAYHRHVETLQRAYRLKRDAMVKALGSEFANWPGVKWTVPGGGLYVWLTFPSYIDTGKDGPLIGRAVDAGVLYVPGQFGHVPDAAGVVPKNEVRLSFGVATPEQILEGVRRLRRACRGLER, from the coding sequence ATGCCGCCGGCGCCGCTACCCCTGTCGAACCGCTCGCTGCGGACGACCGATTCGCCCATCTCGTTCTTCATCCAGAAGGCGATCGAAACCCCCGGGATCATCTCCTTCGCCGCCGGCCTGGTCGACGCGGAGACGCTCCCGGCGGCGGACGTCGCCACGGCGGTCGCGGACATCATGGCGGACCCGGCCGCGGCCCGGGCGGCGCTCCAGTACGGTTCGACTCAGGGGCTCCCGGCGTTGCGCGAGAAGGTTCTCCGCCACGTCTGCGACGCGGACGGCATCGCACCCCGCGACCTCAACCTGACCGCGGACGACGTGGTGCTGACGACTGGGTCGCAGCAGATCCTTTACATCCTCGGCGAAGTGCTGTTCGACCCGGGCGACATCGTGATCACCGAGGCGCCGTCGTACTTCGTCTACCACGACTGCCTGACGAGCCACGGGGCGGACGTCCGCGCGGTCCCGATGGACTCGGGCGGGATGGACCTGGACGCGCTCGACGCGCTCCTGGCCCGGCTCGCGGAGACCGGCGACCTGAAACGGGTCAAGCTGATCTACACCGTGGACTACTTCCAGAACCCGACCGGCCTCTCCCTGACAGCCGATCGCCGCCCGCGGTTGGTCGAGATCGCGAAGAAGTACAGCACCACCCACCGCATTCTTATCCTGGAAGACGCCGCGTACCGCGAACTACGGTACGACGGGCCGGACTTGCCGAGCGTGAAACGCTACGACCCGGCGAACGAGTTCGTCGTGTACACGAGTACGTTCTCGAAGCCCTGTTCGCCGGGGTTGAAGACCGGGTATTCGATCCTCCCACGCGACCTCGTGACTCCGGTGTGCAATCTCAAGGGTAGCCACGATTTCGGCTCGTCCAACCTCGCGCAACATATCCTGAACCGGCTGATGGAAACCGGCGCCTACCACCGGCACGTCGAAACGCTCCAGCGCGCGTACCGCCTGAAACGGGACGCGATGGTGAAAGCCCTCGGCAGCGAGTTCGCGAACTGGCCCGGGGTGAAGTGGACGGTGCCCGGCGGCGGCCTCTACGTCTGGCTGACGTTCCCGTCGTACATCGACACCGGCAAAGACGGCCCGCTCATCGGTCGCGCGGTCGACGCCGGCGTGCTGTACGTCCCCGGCCAGTTCGGCCACGTCCCGGACGCGGCCGGCGTGGTGCCCAAGAACGAAGTGCGCCTCAGTTTCGGAGTCGCAACCCCCGAGCAAATCTTGGAAGGCGTCCGCCGCCTCCGTCGCGCTTGTCGCGGATTGGAACGGTAG